The following DNA comes from Candidatus Omnitrophota bacterium.
AGCCTAAGGGTGGATGTAGAAATAGACATAGCCAGAGGACTACCGGGATTTTCTATAGTAGGGTTACCGGATACAGCGGTCCGGGAAAGCATAAAAAGGGTAAAGTCAGCCATTAAAAACTGCGGCTTTGATTTCCCGGCTAAGAAAATTACCGTGAATCTGGCGCCGGCTGACATAAGAAAAGAAGGGCCTTCGTTTGACTTGCCTATCGCCATGGGAATACTGGCAGCTACCGGCCAAATTAACCCGGAAAACCTGGTTGATAAAGTAACCTGCGGAGAGTTATCCCTGGACGGAGGCTTAAGGCCGATAAAAGGAGCTCTTTGCCGGACTATCGGGCTTAAAGGAAGCAGGAAGAAAATATTGCTTTTGCCAAAGGAAAATATTAAGGAATCGTCCATTATCAGAGAAGTGAATGTCTATCCAATAGACAACCTTATTGAAGCGGTAGCTTTTATCGAGGGAGAAATTCAAATTAAACCTGCCAAAACGGATTTAGAAAGATTATGGAAAAAAGACGGTCAAAGCAGAATGGATTTTGGCGATGTTAAAGGTCAGTATCATATAAAAAGGGGGTTAGAGATAGCTGCTGCCGGATACCATAACGTCCTGCTTATTGGTCCGCCGGGAGCAGGAAAAACTATGCTGGCTAAAAGAATACCGGGAATTCTTTCTAAAATGACCATCGAGGAAGCAATAGAAATTACCAAGATCCAGAGTGTGGCCGGCTTGATGCCTCCAAGCAAAACGCTGACAACCAAAAGGCCTTTTCGCGCGCCGCATCATACTATTTCTGACGCAGCCCTCACCGGAGGAGGAACACATCCCAGGCCGGGAGAAATAAGCCTTGCCCACAACGGCGTCCTGTTTCTGGACGAACTTCCGGAATTCAAGAGAAATGTACTTGAAGTATTAAGACAGCCTCTTGAGGAGCAAACAGTGACCGTTTCCCGGGTTTCCGGCATTGTTACTTATCCGGCAAAATTTATGTTGGTAGCGGCCACCAACCCCTGTCCCTGCGGTTATCTTACCCATCCAAAAAAAGAATGTCACTGCACGCCGCACCAAATTCAAAAGTATCTATCCCGGATATCAGGACCGCTCTTAGACAGAATAGACATTCATCTGGAGGTACCTTCCTTAACTTCTGAAGAGCTCACCCAAAAGGCAAACGGCGAAACCTCAGCTGAGATAAGAAAACGCGTAATCTCAACCCGGACTATTCAGCAAAAAAGATATCAAAGGGGTAAAGCCTTCTGGAATGCCCACCTTGAGTCAAAGGAAATCGATAAATTCTGCCCTGTTGACGACCAGGCAAAACAATTACTAAAAATGGCCATCATTGAACTGGGCTTAAGCGCCCGGGCATACGATAAGATACTCAAGCTCGGACGCACCATCGCTGACCTGACCAGGTCAGAAATCATCCAGGCAGAACATATCTCTGAGGCCATTGGCTACCGCTCCCTCGACCGTAATCTCTGGACAATCTGATTCCTCCGGAAAAAATCATAAAAAATCGGGAATAAACCAGGGAGGTGCGTTGTCTAATTTGTAAAAGGAGGTGTTTTATGAAAAAATATCTCATTATCTTATTAGCAGTTGCTGCGTTGATTCTTTTTACCAACAGCCACGCCAATGCTGAAAGAATAGGTCGTCATAGTAGAAGGTCGCACAAGCCCACTTATTATAGAAGTGTGGTTTGGCCGCCGTCTTACCGGGAATATGGAAGAAGTTACCACAGCTATGC
Coding sequences within:
- a CDS encoding YifB family Mg chelatase-like AAA ATPase, which translates into the protein MLARTESSTVIGINSLRVDVEIDIARGLPGFSIVGLPDTAVRESIKRVKSAIKNCGFDFPAKKITVNLAPADIRKEGPSFDLPIAMGILAATGQINPENLVDKVTCGELSLDGGLRPIKGALCRTIGLKGSRKKILLLPKENIKESSIIREVNVYPIDNLIEAVAFIEGEIQIKPAKTDLERLWKKDGQSRMDFGDVKGQYHIKRGLEIAAAGYHNVLLIGPPGAGKTMLAKRIPGILSKMTIEEAIEITKIQSVAGLMPPSKTLTTKRPFRAPHHTISDAALTGGGTHPRPGEISLAHNGVLFLDELPEFKRNVLEVLRQPLEEQTVTVSRVSGIVTYPAKFMLVAATNPCPCGYLTHPKKECHCTPHQIQKYLSRISGPLLDRIDIHLEVPSLTSEELTQKANGETSAEIRKRVISTRTIQQKRYQRGKAFWNAHLESKEIDKFCPVDDQAKQLLKMAIIELGLSARAYDKILKLGRTIADLTRSEIIQAEHISEAIGYRSLDRNLWTI